From a single Flavobacteriales bacterium genomic region:
- a CDS encoding endonuclease, with protein MRKLLVTLLVAAPTFLLAQPPAGYYDSAQGLSGNSLRVALHDIIDNHTVLNYGVLWNYFAQTDKRTGTTNQVWDMYSDDPSGTPPYIYTFGSDQCGEYNSEGDCFNREHSFPKSWFGDLAPMNSDLHHMYPTDGYVNNRRDNLPLGEVGSADWTSQNGSKTGMNVTQGYNGTVFELRDEFKGDFARTYFYMLTRYWGQTGSWSSPMLVGGDFSQWAEAMLLEWNANDPVSIKETDRNNAVYTFQDNRNPYIDNPQWASAIWGPVATITEEQLDQARVWLNNEILYVDLNSEAAQGTVDILDATGRTIATQRLNGARTTLELKANSGLYFAVIRIGDEKTVKRFVF; from the coding sequence ATGCGTAAATTGTTAGTAACCCTATTGGTGGCAGCCCCCACATTTCTTCTGGCACAACCACCCGCTGGATATTACGACAGCGCACAGGGACTATCCGGGAATTCACTTCGAGTGGCGCTGCACGATATCATCGATAACCATACTGTACTTAATTACGGCGTTCTCTGGAACTACTTTGCACAAACGGATAAACGGACCGGAACCACAAACCAGGTCTGGGATATGTATAGCGACGACCCTAGTGGCACTCCACCCTACATATACACCTTCGGAAGCGACCAATGTGGCGAATACAATAGCGAAGGTGATTGCTTCAACCGGGAACATAGTTTCCCAAAAAGCTGGTTCGGCGACCTAGCGCCAATGAATTCGGACTTGCACCATATGTACCCAACGGATGGTTATGTTAATAACAGGCGTGACAACCTGCCTTTGGGTGAAGTAGGCAGCGCGGATTGGACCTCCCAGAACGGATCGAAGACCGGCATGAACGTGACCCAAGGATATAATGGCACTGTATTCGAACTAAGGGATGAATTCAAGGGTGACTTTGCTCGTACTTATTTCTACATGCTGACACGCTACTGGGGGCAGACCGGTTCGTGGTCTTCGCCTATGCTTGTTGGTGGAGACTTTAGCCAATGGGCGGAGGCAATGTTGTTGGAATGGAATGCGAATGACCCGGTAAGTATCAAAGAAACCGACCGCAACAACGCAGTGTATACCTTCCAGGACAATCGCAATCCATACATCGATAACCCACAATGGGCCAGTGCCATTTGGGGACCGGTTGCCACAATTACAGAAGAGCAATTGGATCAAGCTCGTGTATGGTTGAATAATGAGATCTTGTACGTCGACCTGAATTCCGAAGCAGCCCAAGGCACAGTTGACATTTTAGATGCTACAGGACGCACGATCGCCACGCAGCGGCTAAATGGGGCACGAACAACGCTTGAGTTGAAAGCCAACTCAGGCCTGTATTTCGCGGTTATCCGCATAGGTGATGAAAAGACCGTAAAGCGGTTCGTATTCTAG